In Myripristis murdjan chromosome 9, fMyrMur1.1, whole genome shotgun sequence, the following proteins share a genomic window:
- the tars1 gene encoding threonine--tRNA ligase 1, cytoplasmic — MAEQSVVEKMSELQVQEGKKGGAESGKDGGKKKAKGAAADSGGRAELSQPPQYIEDRLSLYTKLKAEHDALMAERAKKDSKPIKVTLPDGKVVEAESWKTTPYQVACGISQGLADNTVIAKVNNCVWDLDRPLEDDCSLQLLKFDDEEAQAVYWHSSAHIMGEAMELVYGGCLCYGPPIDSGFYYDMFLDNNEGVSSNDFPCLENLCKKIIKEKQPFERLEIKKETLLEMFKYNKFKCRILNEKVTTPTTTVYRCGPLIDLCRGPHVRHTGKIKAMKIHKNSSTYWEGKADMETLQRIYGISFPDPKMLKEWEKFQEEARNRDHRKLGREQDLFFFHDLSPGSCFFLPKGAFIYNTLVQFIRSEYRKRGFQEVVTPNIYNSKLWQTSGHWQHYSENMFSFEVEKETFALKPMNCPGHCLMFDHRPRSWRELPLRMADFGVLHRNELSGALTGLTRVRRFQQDDAHIFCSMDQIEGEIKGCLDFLRTVYDVFGFTFKLNLSTRPEKFLGDPAVWDQAEKQLENSLNEFGEKWVLNPGDGAFYGPKIDIQIKDAIGRYHQCATIQLDFQLPIRFDLTFVSHDGDDKKRPVIIHRAILGSVERMIAILTENYGGKWPLWLSPRQVMVVPVGPTCDDYAQKVQQEFHNNGFMTDVDVDPGCTLNKKIRNAQLAQYNFILVVGEKEKTSDTVNVRTRDNKVHGECSVKDCIERLQQLKSCRSRNAEEEF, encoded by the exons ATGGCTGAGCAGAGTGTGGTGGAGAAAATGAGCGAACTGCAAGTGCAAGAAGGGAAAAAG GGGGGAGCCGAAAGTGGGAAAGATGGAGGAAAGAAGAAGGCTAAAGGTGCTGCAGCAGACTCTGGGGGCAGAGCCGAG CTCTCCCAGCCGCCTCAGTACATCGAAGACCGCCTTTCTTTGTACACAAAGCTGAAAGCTGAGCATGATGCCTTGATGGCTGAGAGGGCTAAGAAGGACAGCAAGCCCATCAAGGTGACCCTGCCTGATGGGAAGGTGGTGGAGGCTGAGTCATGGAAGACCACACCGTACCAGGTGGCCTGTGGAATcag TCAAGGTCTTGCTGACAACACAGTGATTGCTAAAGTGAACAACTGTGTGTGGGACCTGGACAGACCTCTGGAGGATGACTGTAGCCTACAGCTGCTCAAGTTTGATGATGAAGAGGCTCAGGCT GTGTACTGGCACTCCAGCGCCCACATCATGGGTGAAGCCATGGAGCTGGTGTACGGCGGCTGCCTCTGCTACGGTCCTCCCATCGACAGCGGCTTCTACTATGACATGTTCCTGGATAACAATGA GGGTGTATCGAGCAACGACTTTCCATGTCTGGAGAACTTgtgcaaaaaaatcataaagGAGAAGCAACCATTTGAGAGGCTGGAAATAAAGAAGGAAACTCTCCTGGAAATGTTCAAG TACAACAAGTTCAAGTGCCGTATCCTGAATGAGAAAGTCACCACTCCCACTACTACAGTTTACAG GTGTGGCCCCTTAATTGACTTGTGTCGAGGGCCCCATGTGAGACACACCGGGAAGATCAAGGCCATGAAGATTCATAAG AATTCGTCCACATACTGGGAGGGAAAGGCCGACATGGAAACCCTCCAGAGAATCTATGGAATCTCCTTCCCTGACCCCAAAATGCTCAAGGAGTGGGAGAAGTTCCAGGAGGAGGCCAGGAACCGAGATCACCGCAAGCTGGGACGG GAGCAGGACCTGTTCTTCTTCCATGACCTGAGCCCAGGGAGCTGCTTTTTCTTGCCGAAGGGGGCCTTTATCTACAACACCCTGGTGCAGTTCATCAGA AGTGAGTACAGGAAGAGGGGTTTCCAGGAGGTGGTCACGCCCAACATCTACAACAGCAAGCTGTGGCAGACCTCTGGCCACTGGCAGCACTACAGTGAGAACATGTTCTCCTTCGAGGTCGAGAAGGAGACCTTCGCCCTCAAACCCATGAACTGCCCAGGACACTG CCTGATGTTCGATCACCGTCCACGCTCCTGGAGAGAGCTGCCCCTTCGCATGGCCGACTTTGGTGTCCTGCACAGGAACGAGCTGTCGGGAGCCCTGACTGGCCTCACCCGTGTTCGCCGCTTCCAGCAAGATGACGCTCACATCTTCTGCTCCATGGACCAG ATTGAAGGTGAGATCAAGGGCTGCCTGGACTTCCTGCGGACTGTGTACGATGTGTTCGGCTTCACTTTCAAACTGAACCTGTCCACACGACCAGAGAAGTTCCTTGGAGACCCTGCAGTCTGGGACCAGGCAGAGAAG CAACTGGAGAACAGCTTGAACGAGTTTGGGGAGAAATGGGTTCTCAACCCAGGTGACGGAGCCTTCTATGGACCAAAG ATCGATATTCAAATCAAAGATGCCATTGGGCGATACCACCAGTGTGCCACAATTCAGCTCGATTTCCAGCTGCCGATCCGTTTCGATCTCACTTTTGTCAG CCATGACGGTGATGACAAGAAGAGGCCGGTAATCATCCACAGAGCCATCCTTGGATCAGTAGAGAGAATGATCGCCATCCTGACTGAAAACTACGGGGGCAAATG gcctctctggctctctccaCGTCAAGTGATGGTTGTACCCGTGGGACCAACCTGCGATGACTACGCCCAGAAG GTCCAACAGGAATTCCACAACAACGGGTTTATGACTGATGTGGATGTGGACCCCGGCTGCACTCTAAACAAAAAGATCAGGAATGCACAGTTGGCCCAGTACAACTTCATCCTGG TGGTGGGCGAGAAGGAGAAGACGAGTGACACTGTGAACGTGCGCACCCGGGACAACAAAGTCCACGGCGAGTGCAGCGTGAAGGACTGCATCGAGCGTCTGCAACAGCTCAAGTCCTGCAGGAGTCGGAACGCCGAAGAGGAATTCTGA